gtgatcattttccaaaattctatagattttggaatggttcctgaagattggaaagtagcaaatgtcaccccactatttcagaagggagggagagagaaaacagggaactacagacctacAGAGATTGgagccagccccatcttaaaggtgctgagagaacacagagagaatgatggaactctgtgacgcttgCCCACaaaattctggcagcaatgaccagcaccatcgaggcgcAGACATCACTAATAtgttcagggagtgtgaggtcggaccatcactttggtctgaagagcacagggaagaggccctggactgagacaccttccTTTTATCTCGTGCAGataggtttcacatctgagtgacatgagcactgctcatcagagcaaggagccacaggcaggggagCATTCTcgggagtttatttacagtagtgaacattatgtacaagtgattaacacctgcgCCCATGCCTTGCAACTAcatctttttaactttcctaaccgtGCTGcgacgtcttggtgctccccaggcatccacagtggaggtggggcaGCCTGCTGCCTGCtacgccttgtctgtgatgaccttggcaggcgtcctttggagggctgagacctggagtgccCCAGTCCTGTGACAGTGGCACCCCCCTCggactgtgaagctggagctaTCGAGCTCACAGGAAGGGGGGACTCAgctgggccagacactcccggagtcacctggatggatagcTCTGGGGTATGCAAGTGTGGGTGTGcacacttgctgatcctcctccctgtggatgcccaacagcccctggctgactccttgagaagggttagctggagtgagatcgagctgcgccacacccctctcacacacaagcagccaactatggcatcagcttTGGaattgagcccacgcagcagtgcaggagtgacatcatGGACCAAGGGTCTCCGTGGCGGATGCCATCCgaccaatgttgacctcagtgtattgtaatgccagcgctatcaccttggcctgaaggcagatggactcctccattgtgccttgcaatcggaggagtgcagcagacatcccttcctgatgttcccgagcttttctttgcagctccagcaactgtggcatgaccgagtccagaggctggtcatctgacttggactcagcaaatttctggcctccagcagttctctgagtgccaggcacctgggaagtctctgcctccGCCAACTGTGGATCATAAAGTGCAATGTGCttgccagattgtgatcctgaggctactctaaagctgggtcccaccaaggtgtgtgtctctgcgctggtgaagggtgtgggtgagcgttgtaACGGAACATCaaggaggatgccttcagattcctcttcagaggtttctttggggcttgattggaggccctgggtcatggactctgtcggctgatTGGCAGacgtgcctgcggaagcaaggagagataattagtgcacggcagaggcctgtgaaagaggacacatcactcatggcatggttgtctgatggatgttgcactgctggaccctcacttcgTAGAGCACCGTCgacctcatcatcagcacaggaacggtgcagatcctctccggccagctggatgactctgttttcaaagtccgtgaagctcttgatttcaggcattcctccaccagtctgcgtcctctccctctcattgtgtgccagcttgtcctgcaggaatagagatggagaaagtgtaagcaggatgcctgccaggccaggtgataagtatgcctggcatgtgtgggtggtgagtggtcccatggatgggatgaggacaatgtaggtgcatgtgagagagtgaacggtgatgtcccatgaactggcagtgagtgaaggccctgtggatatgtgctgggtttgtgagtgtgagagttgagagtgatgagaagagtgacttaccctggcagaacagaggagatcattcatcctcttgcggcactgggcggCTGTCCTATCTTGcctgggcattggcactgaccaccactgccaccacctcccatgctggattggtgatgttgctgcccatctgcccatcctgcggccagagcgggggtaaaggACACCACGGCACGTCACATGGCACTCGAGGAATGCATCATTgaacccggggtggggggggctgcaatcttttcgCTTTTCAGGGCTGtttcttccatgcagcagtcctgggctggaagcactgagaagtgtgcatgcagctgcactttaaatatggcgcccagcgtgataaAGCGGCGAAGTGATGGCATGGCggacaaatgagagcccgcccaccatagaaATGGtatatttcccaggaatgcataattaatgaggcgggtttgggacgatatggcatgagaagtcgccattgcagccggctggTAAAACGTGGTTTTACCCATCTGTTActgcacttagcgcaaatctgggacaattctgcccgtGATGTTGCAAAGTATTGGAAGGTACGTCTGAACTGACCTTAAATTGAGACCAATTCAGATTAATTGAATACATGAATTGTCCAATTTGGCTCAAATTAGAAATATCATTCAGAATTTGTACCAAATTGGAGGACAGATAATCATTGTTAACAGATAATTACTAACAAAAAAGATTACTACTGATCACGTCAAGGTTCAGAATGTAATCTTATTTTCCTCTTACCAAAGGTTCAGGTAAACGATGCTAATTTAAGGAACACATGAAGTACTATTTTGATCAAACTGTGTTGTTTCTCTCTGAGCAGAAAATTTATATGTGGATTGCTGGACAACATCCTGAATTGCCACCTCAGATTTTCAGCCCCGTTGTACCAGTGTTAATCCTATTTCCTCCACCAACCATCCTTATAGTCTGTTTCCAGGTGAAACTCATATAATGCCAATCTGCAGGCAATTTTGTACAATGAACTCTGGCTTGAAAGAAATAAGGTTTGGATCACCACAGATTTATTTACTGCACCATTTTCACAGGAGAAGAGAGGGCAGTCAATACCTCATTGATCTGGACTGTGTTTGAACCCTGCTCCCAGAAATGAAAGGATAATGTTCCAGCTCAGCACATCACTGACTTTCCAATCTTTTTTAAGTCTTTAAATCTTGCCTTCCCACACACTTAGAGGATTACAAGGACACATGGATCAATATACATAAACTAAAGCATACTTAAACGCTGACATGTTCTCATTCTAATCAATAGCACCTGACAACAGTTAAAAAAGATGAAAAATAAGCATGTCAAGGGCAGAAGGAAAGCAAGTAATTATGCATTTATATTCACTATGTACAGTAAAAGTTATTCAGTGTTTAATTATAAATAGTAAGCTATTTCAGTTTTGAGATTTTGTGAAATGCTCTATAGAGGATGACAACAATGGGCTAGTGAGATACTGAAATAACAGGGTAACTACGCAAGTCCGAAAACAGAACTTGAAACCAGCCTCACAATTACTGTTTTGACTAGCGCTGTCAAAATCTTCACAATGGATGCATCAGGTTGTCACCACGTGGTTTGTGTGGAAATATGATCGATTTGCCTCATGAGATATGTCAATGCTGGAAATTTCCTTTTTACCAGGAAGCCTAGATGAAGGACTGAGGCCATTGTGTAGTGTTAAATACCATTAAAGGTGAAAAGAATAGGAGAGCTATCAAAATGTATCAGAAATAGTGATTGGAGGTAGAGGTTTGAGTGACAATGTAAAACAGATGATATCCATTCAGCTGCTCGTTATACACTAATGGGTACATGCGATCTCCCAAAATGGTTTTGCTCACCTGACAGGctcagagaggaattttccacatctttttttcctttattgACCCTGGGAGAGTTTTCCTTTTTTCTGTCTGTTCCAGGAGATTACATGATTGGAGGGAGGGACAGAAAGTGGCTGGTCACAATGCATCACGAggtgtggagcaggcttgatggactaGTTGGTCTTTTCCTGGCCATCAATTTCATGTATTTGTATTTCTTCAATGGGAATGGCAATTGGACAAGGAGTGATCCAGTTTAGATCATTGCCCAAAGTCAACATTACCCGCGTGAGTTTTAAAAGCCTGTTCATCAAAACAGGGAGAgaatgaaaggaagaaaaaaactACAGGCATATCACAACTTATTGATGGAGGATGTAGAAGCCTTACAGGAGGCTCAAAGGAGGATCCCTAGAATGATATCTAGGCTTGGGTCTTTTAGCTCTCAAGATAGGCTTAAGGAatttgcttggatgaatgcagctccaacaacactcaagaaactcaagatcatccaagacaaagtggTCCACTTGACTGAcagcccatccatcaccttaagcaTACAACCCCtacaccaccagtgcacagtggctgcagtgtgtaccatttacaaaatgcactgcagcaactcaccatggcttctttgacagcatcttccaaacctgcaactctaacacctagaaggacaaaggcagcagtggGGGAACACCACTAATTCCATGTTCCCATCaatgggttattgggggtaggcggatgcagatttgagcttactaccagatcagccatgatcttatatggtggatcaggctcaaggggctgaatggcctactcctgctccttgttcgtatattCGTAGTCACAAAACTGACTTGGACATATAAGCCACCATTCTTTCTTCTTGCTGGGTCAAAAGTCTTGAATGTCACACCTAACAGTGCTGTAGGAGTATCTTCACCGCATAGATTGCAGCAATttgagaaggtggctcaccaccaccttatgaAGGACAACActgagtaataaatgctgtctttgccagtgacgccctcacatcctatgaatgaatacatTTAAAACAGTTAAAACTGGGCCTTTTCATAGGAGAAGCATAGACTTCAAGTTTAAAATGACGGGaatagattgtgtttgagtgaatTGGTTATTTGAGCTTGATTGGAAATGGAGAATTAAGAAGCATTAGTATAAATGTGATACCAAAGAATTAGATTAGATGCTAGGAAATATTCCCTTTCATTGTGTCAACAACCTCTGGAATACATTACCAAAATATGCAGTAAGCATTGATTTACTGCAGTccttcagatggaagatggacaAGTTCCTGAATTTCAAGGGCATCTCAAGCTAAATAAGATAGGGAAGGGTACCCACAATTACTGCCATCTCCTCGAGCTTGCTCGACTCTGTTTGATCATCTGAATGGATCTTGTCCATGTACCTGAGGGCAGAaaaggtctcagtttaacatgccatctgaaagatggtacctgacagcgaaacactccctcagtactgcactcaagTGTCGGCTTtgattctgtgctcaagtctctgcagtggaACCCtcagccttctgattcagaggtgaaagTACTGGTGAGTCAAGGCTGACAACACCCATTCTAGTAAGGGTCACTGGGCTGCAACCGGCAGTGGATCCTCGCTGATTGTTTCCCTTCTCTAGAGGGGTGCTTATGTTAATTGCAGACAGCCTGACAGTTCAGCTAAAATAAGCCCACTCAGCACAGATGAAGGATTAATCTTGCTGGCATGTACAGATTCGTATGACACAACATTCTGTATCTGTTACTAAGCCACTCCAGAGAATAgctaaatctaaaacaaaaacagaattacctggaaaaactcagcaggtctggcagcatcggcggagaagaaaagagttgacgtttcgagtcctcatgacccttcgacagaactagactAAATCTAACTTGTTAAGTCGCCTGTAACACAGATAACAGATGAACATTTGCAAACACTTCAGGAAatgaaatcaaaatactgcagatgctggaaatctgaaataaaaacagaataagcTGCAATttatcagcaggtcaggcaacctttctaatgaaaggtcatcgacctgaaatcttaactctgtctctgcacaAATGCTGTCAGGTCTGCTGGCAATTTCCATTATTTCTCATTTTTATTACTGTAGGAAATTAAGGGTGTTTGAGATCACTGCAGCTTTATCCAAACTATTCTGAACGTATTATTCTGTCACAGTGTCTGTCCAAAATGAAACACAGCTGATTACTGTCCTATTAATATGACTGATATTATTACAACAAAACTTTCCTCGAGTGTCCTATTCATTTCGTCTTTAGTCTAAAATAACTGTTCCCTTTCACCTTTTTAATTTTGTGCCCCATTACTTTTCCTAGGTGGCATTTCACATGTTGCCTTACGCGGGGCGCAGCGACCACACTGTGTATGAGAACATCAAGTACATTGTGGACAAGTGAGTGTTTGCAGCCAAAGAACCTCTTCGATTCCCTGGCCAACAGGTACAAGAAGCACAGGACACTAGAATAGGCAACCAGAGATGAAAATTGGAGTGGACCAATTGAATTAGAGCGGGTTGACATTGGATCCCCATCAAGCAGTTTACCAATTTGGGATTTTGAATGTGCAGTTCTAAATGAATTTGGGGATAGGTTTTCCAGGGGTGGATATAGAAGGAAGTGGGCAATGAACTCAGAGGGGAGAGAGCATGATGTGTTGAGATGGAGGCTGAAGCCGTCAAGAATGAGAAGTCATTCAGTGCAGATGTTGAGGGAGTAAAACTGTGAAAATAGCTCAGTGAGAACATTTTTATTATACTGGATATCAAACGGATTTCCGTATTTTATGCTTTGAAACTGCTAATTAGGGACAGACATATGGTGTAGAACTGCCCCAATATAACATATTTTTGAATACCAAAGgcatcattaaaataaaagatgaaTGACCGTGGGCAGAATGTCACACATATGATGGATTTTTCCCAGACTGTTTCTATTCAGCAGCGGTGATGAAATAGATATCTccctttatattttaaaatgagcAGTTTAGCAGGATATCTTTGCCTTTTAACACTCTGCTCACTATTACCAATCCACAGTCGCTCTGTTAACTGCTCTGAACCCCTTTCGTAGCAGTTTCTAAATGCAGAAAACAGGACAAGTGGTGACTCACACAGCCATACTATGACCAAGACCAGGAAGGCTCTCAAAATCCTTGTCATAAGCCAGGTCCTTCCCCAAACTTAAATGCTAGGGTCTTGTTGTCAAAGATTTCTGTTTTTTGCATGTAAcaattaattttctttttataGGTATGGATCTCATTCAGCCTTTTACAAATACAGGACCAGCACAGGAAGATTATTGCCTATGTTTTACATCTATGACTCCTACCTGACACTCCCAGCTGCCTGGGCCAACCTCCTCACATCCTCAGGACCTCACAGTATCCGCAATACACCATATGATGGCATGTTTATTGGGCTGATAGTGGAGGAGAAGCACAAGCAGGACATCCTGGAGTCAGGATTTGATGGATTGTACACCTACTTCGCATCCAACGGATTCTCATTTGGATCATCACACCAAAACTGGAAAACTATCAAGAATTTCTGTGATAGCAACAACCTGATGTTCATTCCAAGCGTGGGGCCTGGATACATAGATACCAGGATACGCCCATGGAACAATCATAACACAAGGAACCGGGTCAGTGGAAAGTACTATGAAACCGCCCTCCATGCTGCACTCACAGTGAGGCCAGAGATAATCTCCATCACGTCTTTTAATGAGTGGCATGAGGGCACACAGATAGAGAAAGCAGTGCCAAAGAAGACTGCACAGTACACCTACCTGGACTACCTGCCACATGAGCCGAACCTGTATTTAGTGTTGACCCACAAATGGGCCAAGCACTTTTGCAAAGAGAAAGAACAATGGCTGATGTAAAGGCTTTATGCACAAAAAGCTCCTCCTAAAATACCTGCAACTGAACATTGACTTTTgttgttttaagaataaatttacCATGAGCCTTTTCTGATCCATAAAGTTTACAGAATATGCCTTTAGCAGCATCCTTCACTATTTCTTCTGCGTGCTTGGTCATATTTCTCATACCAGAGTTGAGTAGCTTATGTCAACAGGCCTCAGAGGCATCTTAGCGACGTGCAAGTCCCATGGGACCATTCAACTGGTGGTACACTGTTGAGGTTTGGGATGGGATTTTGGATTGAGATAATGTAATAGCTGGGTTGGCTTGACAGGTGCTCTTATCAATGATCAGCTGCTGGTCAATCCAGTGAAAGTCCGCTCTTATTCCTCCTTTTCCACACCCaatccacccacacagcccaaaaATGTCACAGAAGCTTCCCACCCACTAGCTGGTACATGCGTGTTCTGTAGGGAATTGACTTCAAATACATATAATTCTGTTTTGGGATACAGTAGGTTACCAGTTCATAAAGAGCACAATCCAATTAATagcaccattcaagactgtgTTGCATAAGTTTGGCCCTCTTTAATTATGAGTCAGACAACGGTATTCATTGCTGAAGTACACCATCAAGAGGGAAGTATCTGAGGTTTGTGAGAGATTCCAGccaaagacaaaaacaaaaacatgtTATAGGATTTTATTCACTCGATATTTTATGTGATCTGTTTAAGTGATAATGCACACTGCACTAAAAAGCAATTCAACTGTGAGATTGAAGTGCAAGATAGTCAAGTAAGATCCTTCTGCAAATTTGTCCTTCATTCCCTGTCTAATCTTGTAGCAACAAAACAAAAACTATATTATattcaacatttttattttaatcaATTTAAAAAGTTCTGAGCAGCAATCGTTGTTAACTTCAGCTGGTTAGCTGTCCTGCTTCAATGGGATTTAGATATCCTAAAATATAATATGCAGGTTAAGACCTATGATTCACCACATACTCTAAACATGAGAGGGTTGGAGAGATGACAGACATTTAACAGAAAACTAAACAGACAGCAACTTACCCTGGCTATTCCTGAACATTCAGTAATTTATTTTACACAAAAGCACCATAGCCACATCTGCTTAGAAGCTGTGTGTCATAGAGGAAAACTTGGGGCAAGTCGGAGGGAAGAAGTGAATGTAAGACAAATAACGTACAGCATTCATCCAGCATTATAGCATACCATAGAGCTATGCTTGTACTAAGTTAGGGTACTCAGTGTATGGAAGGCCATGATCAGAATATTGCCCTGGAACTTACTCAGCGGcagagaagggggggtgggggggctgctggCTAGAGAATCTCTCAAGTATTGTCGCACTTGTGTATAACTAGAGACAGCTTGTGAGTATGATATACACACATGTACATATTCAGCTACGgcaaaataaagaataaaaagcaaaatacacaATTTTGTTGTATGCAACTTCAGCGTCCTGTCAGTGTTGTCCAATATGTTAGCCACATATGGCTAATTGGGAATCCAGACATGGACAATTGCATTTCTGTTTAGCGAATAAAAAATTGAAGACACCATCATTGGTCAGGTGATCTCATTTTGATAACGTATGCAGGTAAACTTTAATCTTACTAGGCATTTGTTGGTAAACTGGGAAGATCAAAAGCCAAGTGTACAAATGTTTTTTGGTCATTGAGAGTGCTTTACATGCTttttgctgagaggatatttcccctcgtgggggaaatctagaactaggggccgcagtttcaaaataagggatcttccattgaagatggggatgaggaggaatttcttctctcagagggtcattaattttagaattctctgccccagagagcagtggaggttgggtcattaagtatatttcaaggctgagttagacaaataTTTGATCCTACAAGGGAATCAACGATTATGGGGGCAGGAGGAAAGTAAAGTTaaagccacagtcagatcagctctTATTTTTTATGCCCTTGATTAACGAATGGTGGTTAGTGTTAAGTAAACATGTATATGTGAGTACAGTACATTTACTTGGGTTGTGAGATTTGGATTTTAACTAA
The nucleotide sequence above comes from Carcharodon carcharias isolate sCarCar2 chromosome 19, sCarCar2.pri, whole genome shotgun sequence. Encoded proteins:
- the maneal gene encoding glycoprotein endo-alpha-1,2-mannosidase-like protein, which codes for MARFRRKTCIALSLFTLFIFGTMMGLKTLKPTDGFGELGPGLHRLPFAERVDSRRPISVKAILMLPPTVTKANAAHLAGYPPTNYDIHIFYYGWYGNPRFDGRFVHWDHLLVPHWDPKVAASYPKGRHNPPEDIGSSFYPELGPYSSRDPHIIEEHMRQLRSAAVGVLVLSWYPSGLEDDNSEPVDDLVPAIMDAADRYSLKVAFHMLPYAGRSDHTVYENIKYIVDKYGSHSAFYKYRTSTGRLLPMFYIYDSYLTLPAAWANLLTSSGPHSIRNTPYDGMFIGLIVEEKHKQDILESGFDGLYTYFASNGFSFGSSHQNWKTIKNFCDSNNLMFIPSVGPGYIDTRIRPWNNHNTRNRVSGKYYETALHAALTVRPEIISITSFNEWHEGTQIEKAVPKKTAQYTYLDYLPHEPNLYLVLTHKWAKHFCKEKEQWLM